The genomic window CATAATAATATCATTAAATGGGGTAAAAATAAAATGAACACAATCAGAAGGAGTCCCTGATTGCATGCAATCAGGGACTCCTTGTAATTATGGATGAAACGCGTCATCAGACGCCTTCATTCGTTTCGATCAGGCCATACTTGCCGTCGTTGCGTCTGTAGACGATGCTTGTACCTTCCGTTTCCCTATCATTGAAGATGAAGAAGTCATGGCCAAGCATATTCATCTGCAGTACCGCCTCTTCAGAGTCCATCGGCTTCAGCTGGAATTGCTTGGAGCGCACGATATCGATGCCTTCATCGCTCTCCTCTTCCTGTGTACCATTCGCGCCCGCTTCCAGTGCTGCAAAGAATTCCTGTTCCGGATTCTTTTCCCTGAATTTGCGGTTGATCTTCGTCTTATGCTTTCTGATCTGCCTTTCCAGCTTATCTATTATAAGGTCGACAGCTGCATATAGATCATCATGTCTTTCCTCTGCGCGTAGTGTCAGGTCTTTCATGGGGATGGTGATTTCAACTTTGCCCTTCTTGTTGCCGTATGTCTTGATGTTGACATGGGCGTGTGTATTTGGAGCATTTGTGAAGTAACGTTCCAGCTTGCCCACTTTCTCCTCTATGTGGCTTCTGATTGCATCTGTCACTTCGATATTTTCTCCACGAATTTCACATCTGATCATGGTGAAACCCCTCCTTAAGTACGTTATTCTTCCTACTTTCATTATACCAAACTGTTCAGGCTTTTGAAAACGTTAACACATCGATGGTGCCGGGGGAAAAGGTGTATAGTTTCTCCATTGCCTGATGCACCGTCATCCCTGTCGTGTAGATGTCATCGACCAGGAGGATGCGTTTACCTTCAAGATCTTCATGGCGGCAGGTCAGAAGGAATGGATTCTCCCTACGGGCCCTCTCTGCCTTTCCAAGCCCGGACTGGCGGCTCCTGGTTTCCGTTTCGAGAAAAGGGCTGTAAGCCACTCCTTTTGCCTCCAGCACCATGGCCGTCTGGTCATAGCCGCGCTCTTCCATCCTGGCCTTCGAGATGGGTATTGGTATGATTACATCATATTCCCTGAAACGGCTGTCGAGAAACATCGCAACCACTTCGGCGAGTGCACAATCACCTGTGAACTTATAGCGGTGGAAAAGCATTTTTACTGCCCCGTGATAATCGAGCAGACAGGTGATGCTCTCAGGTGGACGGAAGCGGCTGGACAGGAAATGGCAGTCCAGGCACGCCGTTTCATCGGTCTTCATCAGCCTGTGGCAGAATCCGCAGCGCTTCCCGGCACGCCATCGGGAAAGTGCATTCCGGCATCCATCGCACAGGGGAGCCCTTTTCTTGAACAGATTGACGATATCCACTTCTTCCCTCATTGCTTCATGACAGTAGTAGCAGATCATCCTTCCACCCGCCTGCGGTTGAAGCCGTGGATGGTACGCAGGGTCTTTCTGATGCCACTGCTCTGATGGTGGGCGATGAACCAGATTCGGCCGACCGGATCCGTCGTCTTCCTTCCTACACGGCCGCACATCTGTATGAGGCTTTCTGAATTGAACCTTTCCGCATGGATGATTATGGCATCGAGCCGGTCGAATGTGACCCCCCGCTCAAGAATCGTCGTCGTCAGCATCACTTCAATCTCCCCTTTCCGCATCCGCTCCACTTTCCCGCTCCGTTCGGGGTCACCGCTGTGCACCGAGGCGGAGGCTGGAAAATTGACACTGATCAGGTCGAAGAGCGCTTCCATCATGTCGATTTCTGGCAGGAATATGAGCACCCGCCTTTCTTCTGCAATTATGGCATCGATCAGCATCATCAATTTTCGGGGAAGGCGTCCATGGCCAAGGTCCCGGGCGACGTTATGCCAGACCAGCTTCGGTACTGCCAGATCG from Salinicoccus sp. RF5 includes these protein-coding regions:
- the hpf gene encoding ribosome hibernation-promoting factor, HPF/YfiA family; translated protein: MIRCEIRGENIEVTDAIRSHIEEKVGKLERYFTNAPNTHAHVNIKTYGNKKGKVEITIPMKDLTLRAEERHDDLYAAVDLIIDKLERQIRKHKTKINRKFREKNPEQEFFAALEAGANGTQEEESDEGIDIVRSKQFQLKPMDSEEAVLQMNMLGHDFFIFNDRETEGTSIVYRRNDGKYGLIETNEGV
- a CDS encoding ComF family protein translates to MICYYCHEAMREEVDIVNLFKKRAPLCDGCRNALSRWRAGKRCGFCHRLMKTDETACLDCHFLSSRFRPPESITCLLDYHGAVKMLFHRYKFTGDCALAEVVAMFLDSRFREYDVIIPIPISKARMEERGYDQTAMVLEAKGVAYSPFLETETRSRQSGLGKAERARRENPFLLTCRHEDLEGKRILLVDDIYTTGMTVHQAMEKLYTFSPGTIDVLTFSKA